A single Mangrovimonas sp. YM274 DNA region contains:
- a CDS encoding homogentisate 1,2-dioxygenase, whose amino-acid sequence MPFYHKLGNIPPKRHIQFRKPDGSLYSEQLFGTIGFDGMSTNSYHEQRPTQVKAIQNQYSVAPKIARENNMQSYRFRGFQVKPENDYLESRKTVLTNSDCSIILAAPKQSTTEYFYKNTDADELIFIHKGTGKLRTHLGNLDFKYGDYLLVPRGTIYKIDFDTEDNRLFIVESRRPIYTPKRYRNWFGQLLEHSPFCERDIRRPEELETYNESGDFLIKVKKQDDMFDMVYASHPFDVVGYDGYCYPYAFSIHDFEPITGRIHQPPPVHQTFETDAFVVCSFVPRLYDYHPESIPAPYNHSNIDSDEVLYYVDGDFMSRNDIAAGHISLHPAGIPHGPHPGATERSIGKEKTDELAVMVDTFKPLKVTEEALKIADEDYFKSWLEH is encoded by the coding sequence ATGCCTTTTTATCATAAACTAGGGAACATACCCCCAAAACGTCATATACAATTCCGAAAGCCAGATGGAAGTTTGTACAGCGAGCAGCTTTTTGGGACTATAGGTTTTGATGGGATGTCCACCAACTCCTATCACGAACAACGACCAACTCAGGTCAAAGCTATTCAAAATCAATATAGCGTCGCTCCAAAAATTGCTAGAGAAAACAACATGCAATCCTATCGGTTTAGAGGGTTTCAAGTGAAGCCGGAAAACGATTATTTGGAAAGTAGAAAAACGGTGCTAACCAATAGCGATTGTAGTATTATTTTAGCTGCTCCAAAGCAATCTACAACAGAATATTTCTATAAAAATACGGATGCCGATGAATTGATTTTCATCCATAAGGGAACAGGTAAATTACGTACGCATCTCGGGAATCTTGACTTTAAATATGGAGACTATCTGTTGGTGCCAAGAGGGACTATCTATAAAATAGATTTTGACACCGAAGATAATCGCTTGTTCATAGTGGAATCGCGCCGTCCTATTTACACGCCTAAGCGTTACCGTAACTGGTTTGGGCAATTGTTGGAGCATTCGCCTTTCTGCGAGCGGGATATCAGACGCCCAGAAGAATTGGAAACTTATAATGAATCGGGAGACTTTTTAATCAAGGTTAAAAAACAAGATGATATGTTTGATATGGTGTATGCCTCTCATCCTTTTGATGTGGTTGGCTATGATGGCTATTGCTATCCGTATGCCTTTTCAATCCATGATTTTGAACCTATAACCGGACGTATCCACCAACCGCCACCAGTACACCAAACTTTCGAGACTGATGCCTTTGTGGTGTGTAGTTTTGTGCCGCGTTTGTATGATTATCATCCAGAAAGTATTCCTGCGCCATACAACCATAGTAATATTGATAGCGATGAGGTGTTGTATTATGTAGATGGTGATTTTATGAGTAGAAATGACATTGCTGCGGGGCATATTTCATTGCATCCAGCGGGTATACCCCATGGACCGCATCCGGGAGCAACAGAACGCAGTATCGGAAAGGAAAAAACAGATGAATTGGCGGTAATGGTTGATACCTTTAAGCCTTTAAAAGTAACAGAAGAAGCATTAAAAATAGCAGACGAAGATTATTTTAAATCTTGGTTGGAACACTAA
- the hppD gene encoding 4-hydroxyphenylpyruvate dioxygenase produces the protein MSKEIKSVEYGLEKIFEGAEDFLPLLGTDYVELYVGNAKQAAHFYKTAFGFQSYAYKGLETGSRDEVSYVLLQDKIRLVLTTPLNSKSPINDHIVKHGDGVKVVALWVDDARSAYEETTKRGAKSFMEPTVEKDEFGEVVKAGIYTYGETVHMFVERKNYNGQFMPGFVKWESEYNPTPTGLKFIDHMVGNVGWGEMNTWVKWYEDVMGFVNFLSFDDKQIHTEYSALMSKVMSNGNGRIKFPINEPAEGKKRSQIEEYLDFYEGSGVQHIAVATDDIIKTVSDLRSRGVEFLSTPPEEYYRAVPGRLEEFSHELREDIETLKGLGIMIDADEEGYLLQIFTKPVEDRPTLFFEIIQRMGARGFGAGNFKALFESIEREQEKRGTL, from the coding sequence ATGAGTAAAGAAATTAAGTCGGTTGAATACGGACTGGAAAAAATATTTGAAGGAGCAGAGGACTTTTTGCCTTTGTTGGGAACGGATTATGTAGAGTTGTATGTAGGAAATGCTAAACAAGCTGCTCACTTTTATAAAACCGCCTTCGGATTTCAATCTTATGCCTACAAAGGTTTGGAAACAGGTTCGAGAGATGAAGTGAGCTATGTGCTGCTTCAGGATAAAATTAGATTGGTGTTAACGACTCCGTTGAATAGTAAGTCGCCAATTAATGATCATATAGTGAAGCATGGAGATGGTGTGAAAGTTGTGGCGCTATGGGTAGATGATGCTAGAAGTGCTTATGAAGAAACTACCAAAAGAGGTGCCAAGTCCTTTATGGAGCCTACGGTTGAGAAAGACGAATTTGGGGAAGTAGTGAAAGCAGGTATTTATACCTATGGAGAGACCGTTCATATGTTTGTAGAACGTAAAAACTACAATGGACAGTTCATGCCTGGGTTTGTAAAATGGGAATCGGAGTACAATCCAACCCCGACAGGTTTAAAATTCATAGACCACATGGTAGGAAATGTAGGTTGGGGTGAAATGAACACATGGGTAAAGTGGTATGAAGATGTGATGGGCTTTGTGAACTTCCTATCGTTTGATGATAAGCAAATCCATACAGAATATTCTGCTTTGATGAGTAAGGTAATGAGTAATGGGAACGGTCGTATCAAATTTCCTATCAACGAACCTGCCGAAGGAAAAAAACGTTCTCAAATTGAAGAATATCTTGATTTTTATGAAGGTTCAGGGGTGCAGCACATTGCGGTAGCTACAGATGACATTATCAAAACTGTTTCTGATTTGCGTTCTAGAGGCGTGGAATTCTTGTCAACACCTCCAGAAGAATATTATAGAGCAGTTCCTGGAAGGTTGGAAGAGTTCAGCCATGAGCTTCGTGAGGATATCGAAACCTTGAAAGGTTTGGGAATCATGATCGATGCCGATGAAGAAGGATATCTATTACAGATTTTTACCAAGCCGGTTGAAGATAGACCAACCCTGTTTTTTGAAATTATCCAAAGAATGGGAGCTCGCGGATTTGGAGCTGGAAATTTTAAAGCTCTTTTTGAATCCATCGAAAGAGAGCAAGAAAAAAGAGGTACTCTGTAA
- a CDS encoding DUF3108 domain-containing protein: MKFNLFFLSFLFFAQIASAQDKTAFGGGEWFKFKMSYSGFLKAGNATLEVHEKVLDGKEVYHVVGKGWTTGAIGWFFKVDDHYESYFDRETGAPYRFIRKIDEGGHTKNLEIRFDHDQNKAHVNNYKNGRRQEFATENDVQDMVSAFYYLRNNYDTERIKVGDVVKLNMFFDEENYVFKLKFLGRETIETEFGKVKTLKFRPYVMAGRVFKEQESLTLWVSADDNKIPLKIKADLAVGSLRAELESFRGLKHSFQIQFD; encoded by the coding sequence ATGAAATTTAACCTTTTTTTTCTCAGTTTTCTTTTCTTTGCGCAAATTGCTTCTGCTCAGGACAAAACAGCTTTTGGTGGAGGTGAATGGTTCAAGTTTAAGATGAGTTACAGTGGGTTTTTAAAGGCCGGTAACGCAACACTTGAAGTGCATGAAAAAGTGCTGGATGGTAAAGAGGTGTACCATGTTGTTGGTAAGGGGTGGACAACGGGAGCTATTGGATGGTTCTTTAAAGTAGATGACCATTACGAAAGTTATTTCGACAGAGAGACAGGGGCACCCTATAGGTTCATTAGAAAGATTGACGAAGGTGGACATACCAAGAATCTTGAAATAAGATTTGATCACGATCAAAATAAGGCTCATGTTAACAACTATAAAAATGGGAGAAGACAGGAGTTTGCCACAGAAAATGATGTTCAGGACATGGTATCGGCGTTTTATTATTTGCGCAATAATTATGATACGGAAAGAATAAAGGTTGGGGATGTGGTGAAATTGAACATGTTTTTTGATGAAGAAAACTACGTGTTCAAACTTAAATTTTTGGGAAGGGAAACCATTGAGACAGAATTTGGAAAAGTAAAGACACTTAAATTCAGACCGTATGTAATGGCGGGACGAGTATTTAAGGAACAAGAAAGTTTAACCTTGTGGGTGAGTGCAGATGACAACAAAATCCCATTAAAAATAAAAGCAGATTTGGCAGTGGGATCGTTACGGGCAGAACTGGAATCCTTCAGGGGCTTGAAACACTCATTCCAAATTCAATTTGATTAA
- a CDS encoding tryptophan 2,3-dioxygenase family protein → MANPNKFDNVIEELEDKFQSINQNTEDHLKGLLYSKPITYWDYIQTDALLGLQIQRTQLPDEMVFIAYHQINELLFKMILWEIEQVAECKELKADFFAEKVMRVSRYFDMLTTSFNIMREGMEVEQYMKFRHTLTPASGFQSAQYRMIEFASTELINLIDYRFRATIDRNTPYTHAFEHLYWQAAGKDYKTGKKSTLLVNFEKRYKEEFLRFMEGYNTKNLWTRFKELPTEAQKDENLVKAMRHYDYTVNITWVMAHYNTARHYIESGLGDGEATGGSDWKKYMHPKYQRRIFFPELWSQEELDNWGENI, encoded by the coding sequence ATGGCCAACCCAAATAAATTTGACAATGTAATTGAGGAGCTTGAAGATAAGTTCCAATCCATCAATCAAAATACCGAAGACCACTTAAAAGGGCTACTTTATAGTAAGCCTATAACCTATTGGGATTATATCCAAACAGACGCTCTTTTGGGGCTACAGATTCAGCGCACGCAATTGCCGGATGAAATGGTGTTTATAGCTTATCACCAAATCAATGAGCTGTTATTTAAAATGATTTTGTGGGAAATTGAGCAGGTGGCAGAATGTAAGGAGCTAAAAGCCGATTTCTTTGCAGAAAAGGTAATGCGTGTTAGTCGATATTTTGATATGTTGACCACCTCTTTCAATATCATGCGAGAGGGTATGGAAGTGGAGCAGTACATGAAGTTTCGACATACATTGACTCCTGCCAGTGGGTTCCAAAGTGCACAATATCGTATGATAGAATTTGCTTCAACAGAGCTTATCAATTTGATAGATTATAGGTTCCGTGCCACCATAGATAGAAATACGCCGTATACGCATGCTTTTGAACATTTGTATTGGCAAGCCGCAGGAAAGGATTACAAAACTGGGAAAAAATCAACGCTTTTAGTTAATTTTGAAAAGCGCTACAAAGAGGAGTTCCTTAGGTTTATGGAGGGGTATAATACCAAAAATCTTTGGACTAGATTCAAGGAGTTGCCTACGGAGGCACAAAAGGATGAGAATCTGGTAAAAGCTATGAGACATTATGACTATACAGTAAACATTACATGGGTCATGGCACATTACAATACCGCAAGGCATTATATAGAAAGTGGTCTTGGAGATGGCGAAGCAACTGGAGGAAGCGATTGGAAGAAATATATGCATCCCAAATACCAAAGGCGTATATTTTTCCCGGAATTATGGTCGCAGGAGGAGTTGGATAACTGGGGAGAGAATATTTAA
- a CDS encoding peptidoglycan DD-metalloendopeptidase family protein produces MQTRLLTALFVCVAFLSCKDDKKVNEEKIEPLQTFVEPAEIHEFGFNLNDFVVKRDTIQSGDSFGAIMERNKIGYPMIYNIVESAKDSFDIARRLQVGKPYTLLCSKDSLELPQCFIYQPNQEEYVVINFKDSIHAYTNRKPIKYVEKEATGIIDSNISETLESQGLSPRLAYMMADDIYAWTIDFRRLQRGDRFKVIYTDKYIDDSIYVGVDKIKAAYFEHNNEPFYAFRFKTDTVKGIVDYFNEEAKNLRRAFLKSPVKFGRISSRYNLKRRIAYYGYKVRPHKGTDFAASIGTPIMATANGTVTESTRRGGNGKYVKIRHNATYETQYLHMKAQNVKKGQFVKQGDIIGWVGMTGNTGGPHVCYRFWKNGRQVDPLREKLPEAKPISDSLKTRYLDFITPIRERLDGIQFNETRIDEDLLAEETLITQAK; encoded by the coding sequence ATGCAAACAAGATTATTAACAGCACTATTTGTGTGTGTGGCATTTTTATCATGTAAGGATGATAAAAAGGTGAATGAAGAGAAAATTGAGCCGTTACAAACTTTTGTTGAACCTGCAGAAATTCATGAGTTTGGATTCAATCTTAACGATTTTGTCGTAAAACGGGATACCATTCAATCCGGTGATAGCTTTGGGGCTATCATGGAGCGCAACAAGATTGGGTACCCTATGATTTATAATATTGTAGAAAGCGCTAAGGATAGCTTCGATATTGCAAGAAGACTTCAAGTAGGAAAGCCTTATACCTTATTGTGTTCTAAAGATTCACTGGAATTACCACAGTGTTTTATTTATCAGCCTAACCAAGAAGAATATGTGGTGATTAATTTTAAAGATTCCATTCATGCATATACCAATAGGAAACCTATAAAGTATGTTGAAAAGGAAGCTACCGGAATTATAGACAGCAACATTTCCGAAACTTTGGAGTCCCAAGGCTTGAGTCCGAGACTAGCCTATATGATGGCGGACGATATTTACGCTTGGACTATAGATTTTAGACGCCTGCAACGAGGAGATCGCTTTAAAGTGATTTACACCGATAAATATATTGACGATAGTATTTATGTAGGAGTAGACAAAATTAAAGCTGCGTATTTCGAACATAACAACGAACCTTTTTACGCCTTCCGATTTAAAACAGATACTGTTAAGGGTATCGTTGATTATTTTAATGAGGAGGCTAAAAATTTACGTCGCGCTTTCTTGAAGTCGCCAGTTAAATTTGGACGAATTTCATCTAGATACAATCTAAAACGCCGCATTGCCTATTATGGGTATAAGGTTAGGCCTCATAAAGGAACCGATTTTGCCGCCTCTATTGGGACGCCTATTATGGCAACTGCCAATGGAACCGTGACAGAGTCTACAAGACGTGGTGGTAATGGAAAATATGTGAAGATAAGGCATAATGCTACTTACGAAACACAGTATCTGCACATGAAAGCCCAAAATGTTAAAAAAGGGCAATTTGTAAAGCAAGGAGACATTATTGGTTGGGTTGGTATGACTGGTAATACTGGTGGGCCTCACGTATGCTACCGCTTCTGGAAGAATGGTAGGCAAGTAGACCCTCTAAGGGAAAAACTGCCAGAGGCCAAACCTATTTCGGATAGTTTAAAAACAAGATATTTAGATTTTATAACGCCAATAAGAGAACGCTTGGATGGAATTCAGTTTAATGAAACCCGAATAGATGAAGATTTGTTGGCAGAAGAAACATTAATTACTCAAGCAAAATAA
- the pgi gene encoding glucose-6-phosphate isomerase, which translates to MALKAINPTTTEAWKQLKEHFETVKDAHVKDWFAQDSQRADSMSIAWEDFYVDFSKNRITAETLGLLLKLAEEVDLKDAIAKYFEGDIINETEGRAVLHTALRAPKTAEVFVDGENVMPEIYEVKEKMKAFTNQVVSGELKGYTGKPFTDIVNIGIGGSDLGPAMVVDSLTYYKNHLKTHFVSNVDGDHVNEVIKHLDPETTLFVIVSKTFTTQETLSNANTIRNWFLINAPEEAVAKHFVAVSTNIERVKAFGIDETNIFPMWNWVGGRFSLWSAVGLSISLSVGFENFDKLLLGAHKMDDHFRTSSFDTNIPVISALLSVWYNNFFGVETEAVIPYSQYLNQFATYLQQGIMESNGKSIDRSGAPVNYQTGTIIWGEPGTNSQHAFFQLIHQGTKLIPAEFIGFAQALHGDKDHQDKLMSNFLAQTEALLNGKTKQQVIDEGAADTLVPFKVFEGNKPTTSILIEKLTPESLGKLIAMYEHKIFVQGVVWNIFSYDQFGVELGKQLANTILEDINASGNGNNHDASTQNLLEFYKKQG; encoded by the coding sequence ATGGCATTAAAAGCAATAAACCCGACGACTACAGAGGCATGGAAGCAGCTGAAAGAGCATTTTGAAACCGTGAAAGATGCGCATGTGAAAGATTGGTTTGCTCAGGACTCTCAAAGAGCAGATAGTATGAGTATTGCATGGGAAGACTTTTATGTAGATTTTTCCAAAAATAGGATAACTGCAGAAACTCTTGGTTTGTTGTTAAAATTGGCAGAAGAAGTAGATCTTAAGGATGCTATTGCTAAATATTTTGAGGGAGATATCATCAATGAAACTGAAGGTAGGGCGGTTTTGCATACGGCTTTGAGAGCGCCAAAAACTGCTGAAGTGTTTGTGGATGGAGAAAATGTTATGCCCGAGATTTATGAGGTAAAGGAAAAGATGAAAGCTTTTACCAATCAAGTTGTTTCCGGCGAATTAAAAGGATATACAGGCAAACCTTTTACAGATATCGTAAACATAGGAATTGGTGGATCCGATTTGGGGCCGGCTATGGTTGTGGATTCGCTTACCTATTATAAAAATCACTTAAAGACACATTTTGTAAGCAATGTTGATGGCGATCATGTCAATGAAGTTATCAAGCACTTGGATCCAGAAACAACATTGTTTGTTATAGTTTCAAAAACCTTTACAACACAAGAAACTTTGTCTAATGCCAATACCATTAGAAATTGGTTCTTAATCAATGCTCCGGAAGAAGCTGTTGCCAAGCATTTTGTGGCAGTATCTACTAATATTGAGCGTGTAAAGGCCTTTGGAATTGATGAAACCAATATTTTCCCAATGTGGAATTGGGTTGGAGGACGGTTCTCTTTATGGAGTGCAGTAGGTTTGTCAATCAGTCTTTCTGTAGGCTTTGAGAATTTTGATAAACTATTGTTGGGAGCCCACAAAATGGATGACCATTTTAGAACCTCTAGTTTCGATACCAATATTCCTGTGATATCTGCACTGTTAAGTGTATGGTACAATAACTTCTTCGGTGTTGAAACCGAGGCAGTAATTCCTTATTCTCAATACTTAAATCAGTTTGCTACCTATTTGCAGCAAGGGATTATGGAAAGTAACGGAAAGAGTATCGACCGAAGTGGAGCCCCTGTAAATTATCAAACAGGAACTATTATATGGGGAGAGCCAGGAACTAATTCGCAACATGCCTTTTTTCAATTAATTCATCAAGGAACAAAATTGATTCCGGCAGAATTTATTGGTTTTGCACAAGCATTGCATGGAGATAAAGACCATCAAGATAAATTGATGTCCAACTTTTTGGCGCAAACTGAAGCCCTGTTAAATGGAAAAACAAAGCAACAGGTTATAGATGAAGGCGCAGCGGACACTTTGGTGCCTTTTAAGGTCTTTGAAGGCAATAAGCCTACAACTTCTATCTTAATTGAGAAATTAACGCCAGAGAGCCTAGGAAAGCTTATTGCTATGTATGAGCATAAGATTTTTGTACAAGGGGTCGTTTGGAATATTTTTAGTTATGATCAGTTTGGTGTAGAGTTGGGAAAACAATTGGCAAATACTATTCTGGAAGACATCAATGCTTCAGGAAATGGTAATAACCACGATGCCTCTACTCAAAATCTTTTAGAGTTTTACAAAAAACAAGGTTAA